A genomic window from Desulfovibrio sp. X2 includes:
- a CDS encoding thioredoxin domain-containing protein: MAENTERANRLAGEKSPYLLQHAQNPVDWRPWGEEAFAEAKAQNKPLFVSIGYSTCHWCHVMAHESFEDEDVAALMNAVFVNVKVDREERPDVDSLYMTACQILTGGGGWPLNVVLTPGGEPFFAATYIPKQSLPGRMGMLDLVPRLAQIWSTQHEEAASAAAKIVGHLREIEQAGEPADFGHDVLDRAAGILAERFDAEHGGFGTAPKFPSPHQLLMLLRHHRASGDAHSLGMVRGTLVAMRLGGLWDHVGFGFHRYSTDARWLLPHFEKMLYDQAMMLMAYTEAWQVTGEPLFAQTAREIAGYVLRDLRGPLGAFLAAEDADSEGQEGLFYVWRDEDLDAALDLDAEWARELFGVLPEGNFEDEARRERTGANVLHLSGTPAELAARLGMGEKSFAEKFESVRSRLLLYRSRRPRPHMDDKVLTDWNGLMIAALAKAARAFEPSWAREAARAADFILSRLRMPDGRLLHRWRENEAAVPGLLADHAFLAWGLLELAEATGEPRWLREATSLARILVEDFDDAQHGGFFQTPARAVGEAALPVRQKDIYDAAMPSGNSAAVLALARLSRITGQERFRERAEAVAGYVAGKAGQRPDAFAMLLCGLSPLHPQDERGGADVVVVGKCGAEDTQGLLAAYGRTFAPDATLVFKDPGDEKDAAETDGLCPAAEGRTMLDGRATAYVCRARRSCEDPVHDPEALAALLRKA; encoded by the coding sequence GTGGCCGAGAATACAGAACGCGCAAACCGCCTTGCGGGCGAGAAGTCACCCTATCTTCTGCAGCACGCGCAAAATCCCGTGGACTGGCGGCCGTGGGGCGAGGAGGCCTTTGCCGAGGCCAAGGCGCAGAACAAGCCGCTTTTCGTGTCCATCGGCTATTCCACCTGCCACTGGTGCCACGTCATGGCCCACGAGAGCTTCGAGGACGAGGACGTGGCCGCGCTGATGAACGCGGTCTTCGTGAACGTCAAGGTGGACCGCGAGGAGCGGCCGGACGTGGACTCGCTGTACATGACCGCCTGCCAGATCCTGACCGGCGGGGGCGGCTGGCCGCTGAACGTGGTGCTGACGCCCGGGGGCGAGCCCTTCTTCGCCGCCACCTACATCCCCAAGCAGTCGCTGCCCGGCCGCATGGGCATGCTGGACCTCGTGCCGCGCCTGGCCCAGATATGGAGCACGCAGCACGAGGAGGCGGCAAGCGCGGCCGCCAAGATCGTGGGCCACCTGCGCGAGATCGAGCAGGCGGGCGAGCCCGCGGACTTCGGCCACGACGTCCTCGACCGCGCGGCGGGCATCCTGGCCGAGCGCTTCGACGCGGAGCACGGCGGCTTCGGCACCGCGCCCAAGTTCCCCTCCCCGCACCAGCTGCTGATGCTCCTGCGCCACCACCGCGCGAGCGGGGACGCGCACAGCCTCGGGATGGTCCGCGGCACGCTCGTCGCCATGCGGCTCGGCGGCCTCTGGGACCACGTGGGCTTCGGATTCCACCGCTACTCCACGGACGCCCGCTGGCTGCTGCCCCATTTCGAGAAGATGCTCTACGACCAGGCCATGATGCTCATGGCCTACACCGAGGCCTGGCAGGTGACGGGCGAGCCGCTCTTCGCGCAGACCGCGCGCGAGATCGCCGGCTACGTGCTGCGCGACCTGCGCGGGCCGCTGGGCGCCTTCCTGGCGGCCGAGGACGCGGACAGCGAGGGGCAGGAAGGCCTCTTCTACGTCTGGCGCGACGAGGACCTGGACGCGGCGCTGGACCTGGATGCCGAATGGGCCAGGGAGCTCTTCGGCGTGCTGCCGGAAGGCAACTTCGAGGACGAGGCGCGGCGCGAGCGCACCGGCGCCAACGTGCTGCACCTCTCGGGCACCCCGGCCGAGCTGGCGGCCCGCCTGGGCATGGGCGAGAAATCCTTTGCCGAGAAGTTCGAGTCCGTGCGCAGCCGCCTGCTGCTCTACCGCTCCCGCAGGCCCAGGCCCCACATGGACGACAAGGTGCTCACGGACTGGAACGGGCTGATGATCGCGGCGCTGGCCAAGGCGGCCAGGGCGTTCGAGCCTTCCTGGGCGCGCGAGGCCGCGCGGGCCGCGGACTTCATCCTCTCCAGGCTGCGCATGCCGGACGGCCGCCTGCTGCACCGCTGGCGCGAGAACGAGGCCGCGGTGCCGGGCCTGCTGGCCGACCACGCCTTCCTCGCCTGGGGGCTCCTGGAGCTTGCCGAGGCCACGGGCGAGCCCCGCTGGCTGCGCGAGGCGACCTCCCTGGCCCGGATCCTCGTCGAGGACTTCGACGACGCGCAGCACGGCGGCTTCTTCCAGACCCCGGCCCGCGCCGTGGGCGAGGCCGCCCTGCCCGTGCGCCAGAAGGACATCTACGACGCGGCCATGCCCTCGGGCAACTCCGCGGCCGTGCTCGCCCTGGCGCGGCTCTCCCGCATCACGGGGCAGGAGCGCTTCCGCGAGCGCGCCGAGGCCGTGGCCGGGTACGTGGCGGGCAAGGCCGGGCAGCGGCCGGACGCCTTCGCCATGCTGCTCTGCGGCCTCTCTCCCCTGCACCCCCAGGATGAGCGCGGCGGCGCGGACGTGGTCGTGGTCGGGAAATGCGGCGCCGAGGACACCCAGGGATTGCTCGCCGCCTACGGCAGGACCTTCGCCCCGGACGCCACCCTGGTCTTCAAGGACCCGGGGGACGAAAAGGACGCGGCCGAGACGGACGGGCTCTGCCCCGCGGCCGAGGGCCGGACCATGCTGGACGGTCGGGCCACGGCCTACGTCTGCCGCGCCAGGCGCAGTTGCGAGGACCCGGTGCACGACCCCGAGGCCCTGGCCGCTCTGCTGCGCAAGGCTTGA